The genomic region attttatatttttacttaaaaatcTAACAAACATTGATGTCCACAAATccctctttaaagggttagttcacccaaaaatgaaatttctgtcattaatgactcactctcatgtcgttctacacccgtaagaccttcgttcatcttcggaacacaaattaagatatttttaatgaaatccgatgcctcagtgaggcctctattgagagcaaagccactgaacctctcaagatccataaaggtactaaaaacatatttgaaacagttcatgtgagtacagtggctttatcttaatattataaagggaCAAGAATACtttgcgccaaaaaaaacaaaataacgacttttcaacaatatctagtgatgggtgatttcaaaacactgcttcatgaagcttctgagctttataaaTCTtataaggtcttacgggtgtagaatgacattattttcatttttgggtgaactaaccctttaacaaatagACAAATTTGAGTTAACCCCAAAACTGTTTTTGCTCACTAAATCTTACAAATGTTGATacaaaatttggacacaaagAGTGCTCATTTAAGAAGATTACTTACCATTGTTGTTCTTGCACTTCCGTCTTCAATCTGTCCTCACAACTCTTGTCTCACATTATTTTATACCATTCCATTCATTTTCACAACTCCTCCCCTCCTCTCAATCTCACCCTCTTTAGTTTTGTTTATTCTTCAGAAAACCCTTTCACACATCTAGTGCCTGAATTACTAATTAATTTATAGTGCATTTCTACAAATGTAGCATTAATACTTGCTTCTTAATGTTAATCTTGAACAATATTGTCTATTATGCTATAACCATTCATTTAAAACTAGTGCAATCAAGAAATGctctttaagggttagttcacccaaaaatgaaaattctgtcattaattactcaccctcatgttgttctacacccgtaagaccttcgttcatcagcacaaattaagatatttttgttgaaatccgatggctcagtgaggccctCATTGCCAGCAAAATAATGCCAAGAAAGCTtctaaagttatatttaaaacagttcatgtgagtacagtggttcaaccttaatgttatgaagtgacgagaatactttttgtgcgccaaaaaaacaaaataacaacttttcaacaatatctagtgatgggcgatttcaaaacattgcttcaaagctttatgaatcttttgtttcgaatcagcacaaaaagtattctcgtcgctacACTTTGGGCTTAAAGGGTTAAGAAAAGGCTGTTAAATAGGGCGTTTTCCACATTGATTTTTCACAGGTGTTTTACATGTATTTTGAATTGCCCATTGCATTGTGTTTTAGAGTTAAAGGAAATGTCCATAAACTTAACAGATCAACCCGTGCATCCAAATTTCTATGGATAAACAAATGGTGCAATGAATGCACCATTCAAACATGATTACTGATATTATTTCCTCAAGATCTGATAAAGTCTTGCTAAAGCTATTAGCTCTCTTCTTATTGCAATCTGGTCTTTAACTAATGGTACAAACTAAACAAGACATAGAACTGCAGCTTATTCTCTACATTTCCTCTCTTTCTAACCCTATCAGCATTGTGCTTGTCAAACACGCTAAAATTGTTTTTGCAGACATTTGTTGCAAAAAGGCATCTGGCCAATGGAAAGCATCTGAAATTTACTTCTTTACGCTACACAATACAACTGCTAAATCTTGTGGTTACTGATATAGTTGTGATCTCTCACTTCCACTTGACGCTGACAACTAAAGTTGCTGCAGCTCACAGCTTTGTGGCTTTGTCACTTAATCCGATCATAAAAACACCAAGACTCATTTGAGATGGACAGGAATTCAGTTAATCAAGTTGCATGATAAAGTTGCAAAATAATTCTCCTACAgagacattatttatttataagacAAATACTGTCTTATTTGTAATTACATGAACTTTAATGTAATCATTCGGGTGTTGCCATCGAATTCACTGCATTAGACATACTTTGTATCGCTTGCATTTTCACTACCCCTCCTATTTCTCTCTcgaaaaaggaagttgttgtaactcaggcaaacaatgtccgatctgctccaaacttcacgtttgataatagtcctggcctgaagacatctagctacatggcaatattcagttacagtcatagcacCACCTGTTAGTAGCAGGAACcgtggcactttgaaatgacttggcCATAATTCTactgtatttactcgcttacatgcatgtcgcacactgttcactgttttactaagtccaacgggtggcggtgagtcTGGGTCCGAGAGAAAAGAACTTGTTTTCAAACTCACAGACACAGTATCACTATAATAAATCTTTCAGCTAAACATTTAGTTAAAACTGAACGTAATAATTCCAGTGTAGACGGCCTGTGGTTTGTGAGGCAGTACTGCCCGGGGAGTGGGTGAGTGTAGGCTGtcaaatatgtattaaaaatgaatttcgGCTCGTTCTTAGCAAAAATATTTCCAGAGTGAAATAAGAACAGAATAGCATTTGCTTTATAATGCTTCAAGTTTTTTAATCTTTGAATTGCTAGTAATCTTTGAAAAGTACAAtaaaaatcactcactgatgatttttttattttttttatttgtgtagctACTTAAGATTTTGAAATGGTCTACAGGAGAGATGGGCAAACTTcggtcctgcagagtttagctccaaccctgataaaaactcacctgcctgtagctttctGGTATTCCTGGCTCTCCAGGACTGGAGATGCCCCATCCCTGGTCTACAGCAACAGAGCTGTCAACACAGGAGTTTGGGCAGCGTGCCTTCAGTTGCGGATGCCGTCTTTAGCTTCagataataattttaaaattcttttaGAGCTCCTTAGATTCAACCCACTTTATTTTCCatattcatttgaaataaaattacattacattttaataaactaTATATAGACAATatagacaattatttttttattattgaattatttattcattcaattATAAATTTTGTAAGCTAAGcatcatgtttttgttttttgtcatgtaTGATAGATTCTGACAATTAAAACCAAAATCAGACTTGTGTATATGACATCAATTACTGCTGTATTTGTTCAGAAATGGAAGtaacttaaaaatgtaatttgtgtgttgttatttatttgtttagtaTTTTTAGTATATAGTAGGGTGATATTGGGGGGTCCCAGCCCCTCTGGAATTTAAAGCCAATGACTGCAAAGGATTTCAAACTGTTGTCATAACTGTGCTTGACAACAGGTGATTTGATTGGTTTATGGTTGCTATGGTGGTGCAGTCTTAATTCGAATCAAGTCTGCACCAGAAAGCTGCATGGTAAGTAGCCTGGCATACCAAATCTAACTAAACTATTATAAGGATgataaatctataaaaaaaacaaacatgcataTAAAAAACTATGCATAATATCTGTCTTGATGGCATCCATCAGAAATAACGCTGTTAGTTTGGTAtatgaacatatttttttttaaagtgatgtTTTTCTTGGCGGCCCAATTTACCTTAACCCACTGAGGTAAAATGGGCCacatgttttcaactaaaatggGCCATCCTCTGtgtcactcacaaacacacatacacgtgtgtgtgagcgtgtgtgtgtgtgtgtgtctgtatgtgtgtaCATCCGTACACCCATGCACATACACATGCACCCACACACTTGCACACCGTATATAACCTATAGTTCATTACACTGTGTATATAttagccattaatgtctaaaccactggccacaaaagtgagtacacccctaagtgaaaatgtccaaattgggcctaaagtgtcaatattttgtgtggccaccattattttccagcactgccttaaccctcttgggcatggagttcaccagagcttcacaggttgccactggagtcctcttggagctggtggatgttagagaccttgcgctcctcgaccttccatttgaggatgccccacagatacTCAATATGGTTTAGGCctggtttaggtctggagacatgcttggccaaTCCATCACCTTTACCCACAGCTTCTTTAGTaggcagtggtcgtcttggaagtggtttggggtcgttatcatgttgtAATACTGCCCTGAggcccagtctccgaagggaggggatcatgctctgattcagtatgtcacagtacatgttggcattcatggttcccttAATGAACTGTAGTTAacaggctttcttgtgcatcatctttagaagaagcttccttctgggatgacagccatgcagaccatttgatgcagtgtgtggcgtatggtctgagcactgacaagcTGACCCCCGACCCCTTCAActtctgcagcaatgctggcagaaCTCATatgtctatttcccaaacacaacctctggatatgacgctgagcatgtgcgctcaacttctttggtcgaccatggcgaggcctgttctgagtggaacctgtcctgttaaaccgctgtatggttttggccaccgtgctgcagctcagtttcagggtcttggcaatcttttAATAGACTACGGCATCTTTATATCgatcaacaattttttttttcagatcctcagagggttctttgccatgaggtgccatgttgaacttccagtgaccagtatgagagagtgagagcgataacaccaaatttaaaacacctgctccccattcacacctgagaccttgtaacactaacgagtcacatgacaccggggagacaaaattaataattgggtccaatttagacattttcactaaggggtgtactcacttttgtggccagcggtttagacattaatggctgtgtgttgagttattttgaggggactgcaaatttacactgttatacaagctgtacactcactactttaaattgtagcaaagtgtcatttcttcagtgttcccaaaatgtttgttttttttaatggcacATATGAATATGTTTGTTTAATGCAGTTTAAATGTTATGTGGCTGTATAAgcaattgtgttttaaaattaaaattgatgATAAATTACTATTTCCCTTTGCAGTTTGACTGGCCCATTTTACCTGAAACTGCAGCCCACTTTACCTGAAACTGCTCATGCAAAAAAAGTTGGCACAGCGGATGTTTCAAGAACTGTAGGGcctaaataattatattttattacataatttcaacacaaaatTATCAAAAACTGTCATTATTAATCATAAAAACACATGGAAAAGGCATATATGGTATTGTATTATTGTCCCAAGCAATTTACCAAAAAGTGGCCCAATTTAGCTGATATCACCCTACAGCAAAACTAAAGCACTTGCAGTGGCTGTTTTATGGAGCTGTCAACACTGGAAACTCTGGTGTGTTAAAttgaatatataaaattatttaatttacaaGTTTCATGCACGTGTTTTTCCCCCATTTTATTTGTTGCACCTGTTTGTGAATATTACTAGTAGACTACACTATTTAGATCAACCAGTCATCAGTCAATCAATTCAGAAACAGgtggttatttttttaaacctaaATAATGGCATCGAACCTGAATAATCCTATAAcccagtagttttttttttttttttttttttttgctcattaCCTGTCCTTACATTTCCATTTCATCTCCACACATTCCTCCTTGGTGAAGATGTGGTTGAGCTCACCTGCTGCCTAAATTTGAGGAACTAAGCCATCGAAATTTACTAGtctaaggccgtgtgtccaccaaagcgttttttccagctgctagcgtactttttcaattgttttcaatgggagcgccgcgttttttaaacgccaggagcgtaacgaggcgctgagcgtctttttcacgctgaagcgctgagagctcggcgttttttactggtcgcctcgagttgaagaatgttcaactttgagtaaaacgctgcgctcatcactgtcactttttagccagccgtccaatcagagtggaggagggccgggacaaatacaacaccggcCAACCATCACAACATTCTTGTTgtacaacaacatcaacaaacagagaacggaacaaaatggatgagaaattaatattgctgctcTCCAAAAATACATAGCACAGTAATTTCACATTGTGTCAACAATttaagtctgaaacaaattacctgcaaaatcagttataagtaacagtgaCGCGTATaatccgtatcatagcaacaaagcgtctcaacggaaaaaaacgctgcgctgcagaagcgctctcaagcgctcacagacgGCCGTTTTAAGCAGtgcgcctagcgttttcagctggctaaaaacgctctggtggacacacggcctaaaaGAGCGAGAAAGAGATTTTATAAAAGAGGAAAGAGAAAGAACGACAGAAAAGGTGTTTGGGTATTGAGAATCTACAGTGAATGCATGTCATTGAAAAACAACTCAATTCTCTTCACTCCCTCCATTTGTGAACCACTTCACACTTCTGTCTTTTTTACCATAAAAAGACATTTACAGTTACCATTGCAGCTCTTTCACTCTTGTCTTCTATACAGCAACCCTTGTATCTCACCTTATTTAAtaccatttcattttttttttcacaacttCTCTTTCTCACTCTATTTTTAGGGTGTGTAGGTGTCTTCATCACACAGGAAATGTTAAGCCAAAGAGTTACTGCTtgaagtcaatttaacatgaagtgATGACATTTGAACGTGAAACCTGAGACAACCTGATAACCCAGAACTCTTTTTAAAACCATACATGCTGTAGTGAACCCTGCTAATAGTGTATTCCATCAGTGACATTAGCTAGTCATTAGCTATGTGTgaaaatgtgttaataaaataagGAATATAAGATTGAATATCATGCCTTCAACATGTCATGTGGTTTTTAATCAATTTACAGCAATCTCTCTCTCATCTTTGCAGGAAATTGTAAATAAGCTGAAACCCACTGACTCCTCTCTTGTTGCAATTCCTCCTCGCCTtgttaaacatgttttaaactTGATAGGGCCCAATCTTTTagagtttattaataaatgtcttGAATCAGCAACTGTACCTGATTATTTGAAACATGCCTCTATTCAACCCCTTCTCAATCAGCCAAATTTAGACCAAATTTATACAATTTTAGACCGGTTTCTAAATTGTTATTTATCTCTAAAATATTAGGCTTTCAGTCCTTCCAGCAACTGTAAAACTCCTGGAAgaaatttagatatttgaagTCTTTTGGGATTTAAAAAATACCATTCTACAGAAACAGCACTTGTTAAGGTAATAAATAATGTACTGTTAACTGTGGATACTGGTAGCTCTGTTGTGCTTGTGCTCTTGGATTTTGACACAGTTGACCATACCGTCCCTAGAGAAATATGCAGGCATCCAAGGGAAGCTTCTGAATTGGTTTCAGTCCTCTCTTAAAAATAGAACATTCTCAGTGAATATTAGGGAATTTGTATTAAGTACTGCTCCTCTTATATATGGAATCACCCAGGGTTAGATTTTGGCTCCAATGCTATTCTCCATTTATATGCTTCCACTAGATTCagtttttaaaggtcccgtatttcgtggttttttgaagctttgattgtgtttatagtgtgcaatataacatgtgttcatgtttcgcgtgtaaaaaaacacagtatttttcacataatttacttatctgtataccgctgtttccactgtcataaaaacgggctgatgacttccttgttctatgaagtccctccttcagaaatacgtaacgagttctgattgtgccagcggttcctgtgttgtgattcgacagctctgagcgcaccgtgcccggaaaagtcacgcctcccTGGTTCAGACTACACGATTTTAGCCCGAATCTGGCACGATCCGTTTGACGTAAGTGTCGTAGGGATTCGTAAACGACAATGGAGGTCGGGACGCAAGATTTGATCGTTTCATCTCGTATAGTGTGTCATAGTATACGACAACCGAAACCGCGTCTGCGATAGTTCACGACAACACGGCAGAAAGACTAGcatgttgaattttttttgcGGTCCTTCACGACGGGTTCCGTCACATGGGTGACGCTGACCAATCGGAGCACAGACGCTTTTTGTACACAACTTTCAAACATGGCGAAACGCAAGAGAGATGATGGTGCGGCTAGGTGGACTTATGAATTGGAGGAAAAGTTCGTGGAGCTGTGGCAACAGTACGGCTGCCTGTACGATGTCACAGCGAGGGACTACCACGACAggttgaaaaaagaaaaatgctgGAGAACGATAGCGGAAGCCCTCAAGCAACCCGGTGAGTACTGAAATTAGCTGTAACTTAAGCTAGCAAATCATTCATTATTCTTCTTCGCTATTgagaaaagtgtgtgtgtgtgtgtgtgtgtgtgtgtgtgtgtgtgtatatgtgtgtgcgcgcgcgcgcgtgcgtgtgtttgtgtatgagaGTGTGCGTTTGTGAGTGagagtagtgtgtgtgtgtgagagtgagtgagagTAGTGTGGGTGTGTgagagaagtgtgtgtgtgtgtgtgtatgagagagatatgatagtgtgtgtgtgtgtgtgtgagagagagagagagagagagatgatagtgtgtgtgtgagagagtgagagtagtgtgtgtgtatgagagagagatgatagtgtgtgtgtgtgtgtgtgtgtgtgagagatgatagtgtgtgtgtgtgtgtgtgtgtgtgtgtgagagagagagatgatagtgtgtgtgtgtgtgtgtgtgtgtgagagagtagtgtgtatgagagagagagatgatagtgtgtgtgtgtgtgtgtgagtgagagatgatagtgtgtgtgtgtgtgtatgagagagagagagatgatagtgtgtgtgtgtgtgtgtgtgtgagtgagagatgatagtgtgtgtgtgtgtgtgtgtgtgagagagagagagagatgatagtgtgtgtgtgtgtgtgtgtgtgagagtgagagtagtgtgtgtgtgtttgtgtatgagagagagatgatagtgtgtgtgtgtgtgtgtgtgagtgagagatgatagtgtgtgtgtgtgtgtgtgtgtatgagagagagagagagatgatagtgtgtgtgtgtgtgtgtgtgtgagagtgagagtagtgtgtgtgtgtttgtgtatgagagagagatgatagtgtgtgtgtgtgtgtgtgtgtgagggtatGTGTTTGTGCGtgactgtgtgtatgtgtgagacaATTGCAAAGAAATAATGTACTATATTTGTATCCTAATTTCTTACCTACAGTTGGTGAGGTACAAACAAAAGCTGCTTCCCTCCGAACACAATATGGTAAAGTACTCCGTCCAAAGCCAAGTGGCAGTGGCGACAAAGAATTAACTACCAGACAGAAATGGATTTTAAATAACCTGCAGTTTCTACAACCATTTGTTGTTCACCGTGTGTCTCAGTCTACACTGAATGTAAGTTGGTTGTAACAGTTCTTtccaacatttaaataaatttgtgagCTTTCCATAGTATCTGCTTTCAAACATGTATTGTATATTACTTATTGTGCCAGATATTTTATACAACTTGTTTTATCGTAGTTGGATGACTTAGAACAGAGCATCACTGATGAGGGTGGAGAAGACCAGGAGACAGAAGAGGATGTGTGTGAGTCATCCACCTCCACCTCCCACCACACATCTACATCTTCAACTCCACAAACCCCACTTGAAACCTCATCATCTCACCATCATCACAAGGTCACAATCAATCCTGAAAGGGCAAATTACAAGGCCAAACAAAAATCAAGAGACAAATCATCAGATGAACTTGAAATAGAGAAAGttaacattcttaaaaatatgtcTGAATCACTAGT from Megalobrama amblycephala isolate DHTTF-2021 linkage group LG7, ASM1881202v1, whole genome shotgun sequence harbors:
- the LOC125273144 gene encoding uncharacterized protein LOC125273144; its protein translation is MAKRKRDDGAARWTYELEEKFVELWQQYGCLYDVTARDYHDRLKKEKCWRTIAEALKQPVGEVQTKAASLRTQYGKVLRPKPSGSGDKELTTRQKWILNNLQFLQPFVVHRVSQSTLNLDDLEQSITDEGGEDQETEEDVCESSTSTSHHTSTSSTPQTPLETSSSHHHHKVTINPERANYKAKQKSRDKSSDELEIEKVNILKNMSESLVDASKDVDQTFGKQVVTEMKLIKDPLTKMRLRRNILMMLYDAHENEARLALDPPRALRPQTTWQGHTNFNQPYQNTSNHVPSATPPVSYLRAVEEAYDQERDRM